A single window of Candidatus Flexicrinis affinis DNA harbors:
- a CDS encoding alcohol dehydrogenase catalytic domain-containing protein, with amino-acid sequence MFAAVLSDRLGVTADYRNPVPGAHQCLVRVISAGICNTDLELVKGYMGFRGVLGHEFVGIVEHGPGHLIGRRVVGEINVACGKCDMCRDGVPSQCRNRTTVGIDRHDGAFAEYLALQTNCLHVVPNSVSDDEAVFVEPLAAALEILEMEPIRPTDEVVLIGAGKLGLLCAQVIKLTGARLRAVTRRQRQVDLLRKWGIEPVRIDDIAPASVDVVVDCTGASEGFAAALSLVRPRGVIHLKSTYVGLPLADLTKVVVAEVRVIGSRCGPFPAALRLLETKAVDVLPLIDARYPLREAVTAFEHAARPGALKVLLDVTPRER; translated from the coding sequence ATGTTTGCTGCTGTTCTATCCGATCGCCTCGGCGTGACCGCCGACTATCGGAATCCTGTGCCGGGAGCGCATCAGTGTTTAGTGCGCGTGATTTCGGCCGGTATCTGCAACACCGACCTCGAATTGGTGAAGGGTTACATGGGGTTCCGCGGGGTGCTCGGGCATGAGTTTGTCGGCATTGTCGAGCACGGGCCAGGGCATCTGATCGGCCGGCGCGTGGTCGGGGAGATCAATGTCGCGTGCGGTAAGTGCGATATGTGCCGCGATGGCGTCCCGTCACAATGCCGGAATCGCACCACCGTGGGGATCGACCGGCACGACGGTGCGTTTGCCGAGTATCTCGCGCTGCAGACGAACTGCCTGCACGTAGTCCCCAACAGCGTGAGCGATGACGAAGCGGTGTTTGTCGAGCCGTTAGCGGCGGCGCTTGAGATCCTGGAAATGGAGCCGATCCGTCCAACGGACGAAGTCGTGTTGATCGGTGCTGGGAAGCTGGGCCTGTTGTGTGCGCAGGTCATCAAGCTGACCGGCGCGAGGCTTCGCGCGGTCACACGGCGCCAACGGCAGGTCGACTTGCTGCGCAAGTGGGGGATCGAGCCCGTCCGCATCGACGACATTGCGCCGGCGAGTGTCGATGTCGTCGTGGATTGCACCGGGGCCAGCGAAGGTTTCGCCGCCGCGTTATCGCTGGTGCGGCCGCGCGGCGTTATCCACCTCAAATCGACGTACGTCGGCCTGCCTCTTGCGGACCTAACCAAAGTCGTGGTGGCTGAAGTTCGTGTGATCGGAAGCCGGTGCGGTCCGTTCCCCGCAGCACTGCGGCTGCTGGAAACGAAGGCTGTCGACGTGCTGCCGCTGATCGATGCACGCTATCCTCTGCGGGAAGCCGTGACGGCCTTCGAGCACGCGGCACGGCCCGGTGCGCTCAAGGTTCTGCTGGACGTTACGCCGCGGGAACGGTGA
- a CDS encoding GAF domain-containing sensor histidine kinase: protein MADAEQQLEDYRKILEITKHLNSTLEYRTLLQQIVLAVVDVVKVEACSILLIDPSTGELRFEIASNLRPQETEKIVVPMDRSIAGWIASHGEPRVIEDVTKEPIHFRNIEKEIKFETRNLLGVPLKTHTRVIGVVQAVNKIGGRFTGEDINLLTILASQAGVAIENARLFMQSDFISEMVHELRTPLAALKASVNLLKRPTLPADKRDEVHDLLEDETDRLISLTSDFLDLARLESGRAEIERDVVDLYPLIRDCMAIVEPQAAGREIEISLEVPEAAVVGDKGKIKQVVLNLLTNAIKYNRPRGSVKVTAHSADNGMVQVDVADTGDGISADNLPNMFRKFFRAADHANRVQGTGLGLAICRTIVEAHGGNIWVNSAPGSGSTFSFTVPAA from the coding sequence ATGGCCGACGCCGAGCAGCAGCTCGAGGACTATCGGAAAATACTCGAGATCACCAAACATCTGAATTCGACGCTCGAGTACCGGACACTGCTGCAGCAAATCGTGCTGGCTGTCGTCGATGTCGTGAAAGTCGAGGCGTGTTCGATCCTCCTGATCGACCCGTCGACGGGCGAGCTGCGCTTCGAGATCGCTTCGAACCTACGCCCGCAGGAAACCGAGAAGATCGTCGTCCCGATGGACCGCAGCATCGCCGGCTGGATTGCCTCACATGGCGAGCCGCGTGTCATCGAGGACGTGACCAAAGAGCCAATCCACTTCCGAAACATTGAGAAGGAAATCAAGTTCGAGACTCGAAACCTGTTGGGCGTGCCCCTCAAGACGCACACGCGCGTGATCGGCGTCGTGCAGGCCGTCAATAAAATCGGCGGCCGCTTCACCGGTGAAGACATCAACTTGCTGACGATATTGGCGAGCCAAGCAGGTGTCGCTATCGAGAATGCCCGCCTGTTCATGCAGAGTGATTTCATCTCGGAAATGGTGCACGAACTGCGTACGCCACTGGCAGCGCTGAAGGCCAGTGTCAACTTGTTGAAGCGCCCAACCCTACCTGCCGATAAGCGTGACGAGGTCCATGATCTGCTCGAGGACGAGACCGACCGGCTGATTTCGCTGACGTCGGACTTCCTCGACCTCGCGCGGCTCGAGTCTGGACGGGCGGAGATCGAGCGCGATGTGGTCGACCTCTATCCGCTCATCCGCGACTGCATGGCCATTGTCGAGCCGCAAGCCGCCGGTCGCGAAATCGAGATCAGCCTCGAGGTACCGGAAGCCGCCGTCGTCGGAGACAAGGGCAAGATCAAGCAGGTCGTCCTCAACCTGCTGACGAACGCAATCAAGTACAACCGGCCTCGTGGATCGGTGAAGGTCACCGCGCACAGCGCCGACAACGGTATGGTTCAGGTCGACGTTGCAGACACGGGCGACGGCATTAGCGCCGACAACCTGCCTAATATGTTCCGCAAGTTCTTCCGTGCCGCCGATCACGCGAATCGGGTTCAGGGCACCGGTCTCGGTCTCGCCATCTGCCGAACAATCGTTGAAGCGCATGGCGGCAACATCTGGGTCAACAGCGCGCCGGGCAGCGGCTCGACGTTTTCGTTCACCGTTCCCGCGGCGTAA
- a CDS encoding response regulator: MSEKILVVDDDVESLKLISLMLKRQGYDVAIANSGVQALSKALAEMPNLIILDIMMMDMDGYEVCRRLRANPETRPIPIIMFTAKTLIDDKVAGFEAGADDYLTKPTHPAELASRIKAVLARNQTSSQSVRPQGVAVGVLGAKGGIGTTTVAVNLAAAHQQNKGRPILVDFRLGAGHAGMSLGLKNLDGMANVLSKPVNEIKAPLLMQNLVTHGSGLRLLAASADPREAQLRFTPDAANAIIRGLKAIGNPIVIDLGAGYSELTARMLPSLDKLVILVEPVAMVIAAAEHLIEAIKNDFNKPIHIVVIHRTPLARGMITWTDVEARLGQSVAGMISAAPEIAYQAMEAGNPIVLQQPGAVIANQFMKLAQTIPG; encoded by the coding sequence ATGTCCGAAAAGATTCTGGTTGTCGATGACGACGTCGAGAGCTTGAAGCTGATCAGCCTGATGCTGAAACGGCAGGGCTACGACGTGGCTATTGCCAATTCCGGTGTACAGGCGCTGTCCAAAGCACTGGCAGAGATGCCGAACCTGATCATCCTCGACATCATGATGATGGACATGGATGGCTACGAAGTGTGCCGCAGGCTGCGGGCAAACCCCGAGACACGGCCTATTCCGATTATCATGTTCACGGCCAAGACCTTGATCGACGACAAGGTCGCCGGGTTTGAGGCCGGGGCTGACGACTACCTGACGAAGCCGACCCACCCTGCCGAGCTCGCATCACGCATTAAGGCCGTGCTCGCTCGCAACCAGACCAGTTCGCAGAGCGTGCGCCCGCAAGGGGTCGCTGTTGGCGTGTTAGGCGCGAAGGGCGGCATCGGCACAACCACGGTTGCCGTCAACCTCGCCGCGGCACACCAGCAAAACAAGGGGCGTCCGATTCTGGTCGACTTCCGGCTTGGCGCAGGACACGCCGGCATGTCGCTTGGCCTGAAAAATCTCGATGGAATGGCGAACGTGTTGAGCAAGCCGGTCAACGAGATCAAAGCGCCGCTGCTGATGCAAAACCTCGTCACGCATGGCAGCGGATTGCGCCTGTTGGCCGCATCTGCCGATCCGCGCGAGGCGCAGCTGCGATTTACGCCGGACGCTGCAAACGCGATCATTCGCGGCTTGAAGGCGATTGGCAACCCGATCGTGATCGACCTCGGCGCAGGATACAGTGAGCTGACAGCGCGCATGCTGCCGTCACTTGACAAGTTGGTCATCCTCGTCGAGCCGGTCGCCATGGTTATCGCTGCGGCTGAGCATCTGATCGAGGCGATCAAGAACGACTTCAACAAGCCGATCCACATCGTCGTCATCCATCGCACGCCGTTGGCCCGTGGCATGATCACCTGGACCGATGTCGAAGCGCGCTTGGGACAGTCGGTCGCCGGGATGATTTCCGCCGCACCCGAAATCGCATATCAGGCGATGGAAGCGGGAAACCCGATCGTACTCCAGCAACCCGGCGCCGTGATCGCCAATCAGTTCATGAAGCTCGCCCAGACGATCCCGGGGTGA